The DNA sequence ACGGGCATACTTCACAAATCAACCGATGCGCCATTTCCATTCCAACAAACATTGCTGAAGGTTGCTCCAAATATTCACAAAAAGACTTTATACGTTTTCTTCAGATAAGCTTAGGTTCTTTATTCGAATTGGAAACCCATATATTGCTTTACACTGATTTACAGTTAGTTGATACAAAAAAAGCGACCGCATTGATTGAAAAAATTCAGTTACTTCAAAAACGGATAGCATCGTTGATAAAATACAATAAATCATAGCCCAAAACCCTTTACCCTTTACCCTTTACCCTGTACCTTTATGGGCTATGAAACAATATCACGATCTTTTAAAGCACGTTCTAGAACACGGCAACCAAAAAAGCGACCGTACCGGTACGGGCACCATCAGTGTTTTTGGCTACCAAATGCGGTTTGACCTACAAGATGGTTTCCCCATGGTGACGACCAAAAAGCTGCATTTGAAGAGTATCATTCATGAACTGCTATGGTTTTTGAAAGGGGATACCAATATCAAATACCTGCAGGAAAACGGCGTGCGCATCTGGAACGAATGGGCCGATGAACATGGCGACCTCGGACCTGTGTACGGCCATCAATGGCGCAACTGGAACAGCGAGGGCATTGACCAGATCAAAACGGCCGTTGAGATGTTGAAAAACAATCCTGATAGCCGTCGCATCATCGTTTCGGCCTGGAACCCCAGCGTGCTGCCCGATACCACTGTCTCGTTTTCAGAAAACGTGGCCAATGGCAAAGCAGCCCTACCGCCCTGCCATGCTTTCTTTCAATTCTATGTAGCTGACGGTAAATTGAGCTGCCAGCTTTACCAGCGCAGTGCCGATATCTTTTTGGGCGTACCCTTCAACATTGCCAGCTATGCCCTGTTGAATT is a window from the Muricauda sp. SCSIO 65647 genome containing:
- a CDS encoding four helix bundle protein — protein: MRNFRDLEVWQDARNLVKEIYHLTKQLPESEKYGHTSQINRCAISIPTNIAEGCSKYSQKDFIRFLQISLGSLFELETHILLYTDLQLVDTKKATALIEKIQLLQKRIASLIKYNKS
- a CDS encoding thymidylate synthase, with product MKQYHDLLKHVLEHGNQKSDRTGTGTISVFGYQMRFDLQDGFPMVTTKKLHLKSIIHELLWFLKGDTNIKYLQENGVRIWNEWADEHGDLGPVYGHQWRNWNSEGIDQIKTAVEMLKNNPDSRRIIVSAWNPSVLPDTTVSFSENVANGKAALPPCHAFFQFYVADGKLSCQLYQRSADIFLGVPFNIASYALLNLMMAQVCGYEPGEFILTFGDAHIYSNHLEQIELQLSRDLRPLPTMVLNPEVKDILNFTFEDFTLLNYDPHPHIKGVVAV